One window of Pyxicephalus adspersus chromosome 4, UCB_Pads_2.0, whole genome shotgun sequence genomic DNA carries:
- the LOC140329224 gene encoding uncharacterized protein produces the protein MTDSLLPLKPPPRVPPKPKSPSESSVNTADLEKLSDINLLSESVKKIEVTGIGGHAQLQPAEEPVVCTETHHPKQTATDVASTGSVSALDDQNKSNQNCQSIPASHSPSTPEALLGTLSSADFSANALFSKKEHKEETADIGDTPKMYPIPKPRTLLPSKTVKTEETKQDDKILSPTKNNCSSECNSSLPAVPPRRKKSAPAAFHLQVLQSNQGLLQFDMSSNNNNNNNHNEGCLIDLDTDIPAAVSTKGDSDHLASHTKPLEPQRSWSSKELDLLDFDKNLDQFSSDASFEQFTDNWLMGQEGEKSENTVLKNNCESPW, from the coding sequence ATGACAGATAGTTTACTACCTTTGAAGCCTCCACCACGAGTTCCTCCAAAACCAAAATCACCATCGGAGTCCTCAGTGAATACAGCTGATCTGGAAAAACTCTCTGATATTAATCTGCTGTCTGAATCTGTTAAGAAAATTGAGGTAACAGGAATAGGTGGCCATGCACAGTTGCAGCCTGCTGAGGAGCCGGTGGTGTGTACAGAAACCCATCAtccaaaacaaacagcaactgacgTTGCATCTACAGGTTCAGTTAGTGCTCTTGATGACCAAAATAAATCAAACCAGAACTGTCAGTCTATTCCAGCATCTCATTCACCATCCACTCCAGAGGCACTGCTAGGTACTCTGTCCTCTGCAGACTTTTCAGCCAATGCCTTGTTTTCAAAAAAGGAGCACAAAGAAGAAACTGCAGACATAGGTGATACTCCAAAAATGTATCCCATACCTAAACCAAGGACATTACTGCCttctaaaactgtaaaaactgaGGAAACTAAACAAGATGACAAGATACTTTCTCCCACTAAAAATAATTGTTCGTCTGAATGTAATTCATCTCTCCCAGCGGTGCCTCCACGAAGAAAAAAGTCAGCTCCTGCAGCTTTCCATCTTCAGGTGTTACAAAGCAACCAAGGTTTGCTTCAGTTTGACATGTCAtcaaataacaacaacaacaacaatcaTAATGAAGGATGTTTAATAGACTTAGATACAGATATACCTGCGGCTGTAAGCACAAAAGGTGACAGCGATCACCTTGCCAGCCACACAAAACCACTAGAACCCCAAAGAAGCTGGTCTTCTAAGGAACTGGATCTTCTAGATTTTGATAAGAATTTAGATCAGTTTTCAAGTGATGCATCTTTTGAACAGTTTACTGACAATTGGCTGATGGGCCAAGAGGGGGAAAAGAGTGAAAATActgttttgaaaaataattgtgaGTCTCCTTGGtga